DNA sequence from the Nisaea sediminum genome:
AGGGCACCATGCAGAAAATGGACTGTTGCTTTTTGGCTTTCCTGCCAAGTCACATACTCCGCAAAATCGTCTCCATCATCATCGTCCGGCGCGCGAAAACCGTCGTCACACATGTAGCCGAGATCATCCATTTCTTCGTCGTCGTGCATCATTGTCCAGTAAAGCAGGACATCGTAATTCAGCGTGTAGATGTGGCCGTTGTTCTCGGCAAACTGGTTCAAAAATGCACGGCAATTTGCGTACTGTTCATCTTCGATATCGTAGGGACGGTCTGGGTGCCGACCGGCAATCGCATCGACAAGGATTGTCTTGATCGCTTCAGCGTCTTTTGCGAGAGCGTCAACCAGTTCGGGTGGTAGTCCCTCGTAGGCCGGAAGCACCTTTGAGGTATCTAGCAGTGCTTTGATAACTGTCTCGAAGTCCCGTGTTTGAAGTAGGTCGAAAACCTCACGAAGGTGCGGAGCATCATCGAAATTAGCGTCTTCAAACAATGCGTTATAGGAGAAAATGTCAGGCTTCAGGGCGATGCTGAAACCGTTTCCGAGAAGGAGATGTTTCTTCCCGGTGCCTGCCGCCATCGCTTCTACGAAAGATATGATCGATGGAGTAGTCATCGCGATGCTTCTTTTAATGCAGTAGATTTTGGGAGAGAGCGTTGGCTAGGTTGACGCAGTATTTTTCATTCTCAGTTAGCCGTTTTTTCGTTTTTCTCACCGCCTGCTTGATCCGAACCCAATCTTGCTGTTGCGACCGTGGTGGAACGGCAATCGGCACGGATCGGATGTCGTCGAAGTTCAAACCCGATTTCACACCCGATCGATCCAGTCGCTTGAACTCGTGCTGTGGCCCTCTACTAGACAACGCACTAGCCAAAAACTCTGGCTCAATGGAACTTGTTCTGAGAAGCGCCAGGTGCTGGTTGATGTATGCGTCTCCGATGTCATCTGGAACAACAGCAACTCTGCCTAGGTCTGCGGTTATGCTGAGCAACACGTCCCCAGGCTGTACCCGTGTTCTATTAGCTTCGGCAGTGTTTGGGGGAATTACGTGAGCTAGGTCATTTTCATCGAACGCATCGGAACGGACGTTCTGAATTCTAATGAAACTACTGCCTTCAGAGACATAGTACTTCGCCCACCCTCGTGAACCGCTTGTTAAAAAATCAAGATGATCTCCAAGTGGAGCCATAGGTAATTGAGCGGAGTTATTAAGAGTATCGCCAAACATCTCCAAGAAGACGGAGCGCAGGAAGGCATTGGAGTGAGCGAGGGCTTGGTCGTATTTGCGTCGAATGGCGTCGGCCTTGTCGAGGATGGCAGCGATAAGCCGCTGCTCCTCTAGTGGCGGGAGGGGGATTTCGAAAGATCTAACCACTTTGTCGGTAACCGCAGGGTAGTTCGCCCCAGTGGAATTCCTGACGAGGTATTCCACAAAACCCGGCGTCTTCGTAACCTGAAATAGGTAACTCGGAAGAAGAGCGTTCTGTTTAGCTCGGAGCACAGAGAAACCTGTGGACCCTATGCTCCCAGTAAGCTCGCCTGGAACCATGGCGACGCCATTCAGGTTTGGTCGAACTGTAGATACGATTACGTCCTGTGCTTGCAGTACCTGTCGTGCTCGGCTTGGTGCGTCTTGACTTGCAACAGTTGGAACATCCGCTATTTGCTTTACATCCTTGTCGACCGATGAGATGTCCACGTACCTGAATGACTTCTGGTTTCGCTGACGTTTTGGGTCTTGTTTCTTGATCGGCGCGGTGATCTCCCCTAGCGCAACCCTTGGCCATTCGCGACCGACTAGGTCTCGTATCTTCGTCACAGCGCTCATTGCGCCACCTTTTTTGGTCGCTGCGGGTAACTATCTCTGTGATCTTTGTGCCACCAAAACATCCACTGATCGACCTGTTGCGGCTTCCAGTGCAGCTCTTTAGCTAAGCTTCTCAACTTGGCGATGTAATCGGACCAATTATAGGGAGAAAGGTTAACGCCGTAGATTTTTTGGAGCGCGACGCTTCCATCGTCCTCAAGTTTCCGTTCTAACAATCCGGCCCCATTCATGACTTGCCAGGTGCGGAAATCGATAACCCCCCATTTCTTAGGTTCTCGCCACGCAAGGATCGCTGACGCTGTTGGCACGGATACCCCGCGCAATGCAGTTAGGATCGAGATACGGATGGTTTCACTTTTCACGGTCGTCGTGTTGAATGCGAGCCTGACGGCTTCTGCGACCAAGTCGGCGTCGTTGTCGCGAACCAAAGCGGCTCGTCGAGGGCTTTTGACCTCGGCGATCCGTTTGATCAGCTTCTGATCGATTTCAGTGTGGGAACTGAGGTTGGCCAGATCAGACATCAGTTCCTTAACTTCTTTTCCTTTCTTGTTCCTTTCGCGGGGCCTTTTTCGCATCGCGGTAATCAACTCATCGCGGGAATTTATCTCGTTCATTCCGCTGCCTCGACCCGATCCACCCCGGCGTCTTTGAGCATGACTTCCAACTCGTTGAGGTCGCCCAAAATCTCGGCTTCCAGCGTCTTCATTTTGGCCAGTATCTGCATCGGAGGCTCGTACTCCTGAGCCTCGTGGACCACTTCCTTGTAGCGGCTGACTGATAAATCAAACTTCTTCTCACGGATTTCCCCAACAGGAACCCAGAAGCCTTTTTTGGTGCGATCGTTGTGATCGACGTTAGCCGCATTCCTCTCCCGCCAGCGGTCCAGTGCATCGGGCAAATCGTTCGCGTTCACCTTGTTGCGCTTGTCATCGAGCGAGAGGCCGTCCGCCTCCACTTCGTAGAACCAGACCCGGTCCGTGCGTCCGCCCTTGGTGAAAACGAGGATGGCTGTAGAGACGCCTGCATAGGGCTTGAATACACCGGAGGGAAGCGAGATCACCCCTTCCAGCTGGTTCTCGTCGACAAGCTTCTGGCGCAGGCCCTGATGAGCCTTGGAGGAGCCGAACAGGACGCCGTCCGGAACGACAGCCGCCGACCGTCCGCCCAACTTCAACATACGTATGATCAGAGCGACGAACAGCAGCTCGGTCTTCTTAGTTTTCACTGTGGCTGTGAGAGAGCGATGCACATCCTCCTCGTCAAGTGATCCCTTGAACGGCGGGTTGGCGAGGATGATGTCGAACGCATCACGTGCCCGTTTCGGGAACCGTTCAGTGAAGCCGGTTGCGAGCGTGTCTTGATAGTGAATGTCTGGTGCATCGACGCCATGCAGGAGCAGGTTCATTGCCGCGATACGGAGCATGGTGGTGTCAAAATCGAAACCGTGGAACATGTGCCGGCGGACGTGATCGAGATAGGGCTCCAGCTTGTCGCCACTATAGGATTTCGCGCCTGTTTCGGGGTCGACAAACACCTGATCCGGAGATGTGTAGGTCTCCCAAAGATACTGAGCTACGCCGACGAGGAACCCACCGGTGCCACAGGCGGGGTCGCCCACGGTTTCCGTCGGCTTTGGCTCCAGCATGTCCACCATAAAGCGGATGATGTGGCGCGGCGTGCGGAACTGGCCATTAATCCCGGCAGTTGTCAGCTTGCTGAGTAGATACTCATAGAGATCACCTTTGCTGTCATCGTCCTCCAGTGGGAGTGCATCCACCATGCCAATAGCGGAAACGAGCAGGCTCTCTTTCTGGATCAGCAGTTGGGCGTCTTTCATGTACTCGGCATAGACCGCGCCATCCATGGCAACGGTGCGGAAGTGAGGAAACACTTCATCTCGAACCAGCGGGAGCATTTGCGTCGAACGCAGATCCTTGAACTTGGACCAGCGAAGGTGTTGCTGGTCGTCATTGAACAGAAAATCCTGATCCTTGCCGGTGCGCATCTGGATGCGTTCCAGCTTCTGCTCCCGCAGGTCCAGCATGCGGGCAAACATCAGGAATGTGATCTGTTCGATAACGGTCAGCGGGTTGGTGATGCCGCCCGTCCAAAACTCCTCCCAGAGCTTATCGATTTGGCTGCGCAGTTTCCCCGTGATCATTTTATGCCCCTTGGTCCTCAGCTGGGTGATGAGGTGTTTTTGGCTGGAACGATCGTACGATGTCCAGCAAGTCGTCGATCTGACTGTCTTCAGAGAACACACCGTCGGGACCATCCGGATCGACGCGCGTGAACGGTTGGTCGTATAGCCGCTCGATCTCGACCACGCCGTATTGGGCAATGTGGTTCTGCAGCATCCCAAGGAAACGCGTCTGTTTCGCGGTCAGGGCTGGATACCGTTGTGCGAAATCCGTGAAACGCGAGCGGACCGCGTTCTGATCCATGCCGATGATGGTTCTCAAAATATGGTCCAAAGGCAATGCGAGGTCGGCATAAAAATCAGCGAGTACGGAAAGATCGACATCCGGATGCTGCGTCAGAACCAAAGATGTAAGGGCTGTAAGGTCCTGTTCCGTGACAGGTTCGCCTCGCCGTATTTTCTTTAGAGTGGCGTCGGTTTCAAACAGCTCTGCCAGTGCGTGTTCGACCCGCTGCTTGTAGACGGCCATGTCGATGGTTTTTATCCGGGCAAGGCGCTGTTGGCGTGCGGCCTCTGTGTCTTCCACATCAATGACGCGGGGCGGCACCGGGGGGGGCATTGTGCTCTTGTCGCGGAACTGCATTATGCCGCGCAATTCGAGCCGTGCTTCCTCAAGAGTTTCGGTTGTCACATTGGTCCAGAATTCTGGTTTCCGGATTGCACGAATGGTCTCTGCCTTCTCCTTCACCTGATTGAGGTTGAACTGGAGGCCGTTGACTTGGTTCAACAGCTCATCCTTGAGGTCTTGGAAGGATGCAGCGCCCGTTAGATGTGCTGTCTGAAGCTGAGTGACCAACAGGTCGAACCGATAGGCGTCGGCGAGCCCTCTTATGTTGACCCACTTCATGAGTGGGGCAATGTCGTTTCGGATCGCGGCAACCAGTGTCGGTGCAAAGCCTTCGATGGCACCGGATTGCAATGCAGTCTGGCGGATCTCCCATTTTTCGCGAACTGGGATGGTCTCATCCGGTAGCGCGACGATATCGGCGCGGATGATTTTTGCGATCCATTCAAATGTCTCGGGTTGCGCAGCATTTAGGGCTGCATCGGCTAGATCCAAGCGTGCTTCGAACACTTGTTGAAGAAGAGGGCGCCCCTGGCTCGGCTCGGCTTCGGGCCTGTTTTGCTCGAAGAACTCGAAGTTCTGCCAGTGATCGAATATCCGAAAGACGGTCTTGTGCTTCCCAGGTCCAAACAAGTCCGGACAGAGGCGCGTGCCCCGTCCGATCATCTGCCAGAATTTGACCTTCGATTTTATCGGTTTCGCAAATACCAGATTGACGATCTCCGGCACGTCGATGCCCGTGTCCAACATATCCACGGATATGGCTATCGTCAGATTGGGGTTCGTTCCCTCACCTTTGAAATCATCGATCAATTGCTCGGCGCGAGGGTCGTAATTGTCGATGACCTGACAGAAATTTCCACCGAACTGCGGATACATCTCGTCGAATAGACCTTGCAGCAGGATCGCGTGCCGATGGCTGCGCGCGAAGATGACCGACTTTCCAACCCTCTGGCCCGTTGCATCTTGGATGCCGTGCTCCATCAGGTTCCGGATCACCATACGATTGGTATCTTTGTTGAAGATCTGGGCATCGACCTGCGGTGCGTCGTAATCGAGGCTCTGCGCGTTTTCCCCGTCTTCCTCAAGCCTCTTCTTCTGTTCGTCTGATAGTTGGTTGTATTTGATCCCCTGGCGCAGGAATTTGGTCGTGTACTCGTACACCTCGTAAGGAACCAGAAAGCTCTCTTCGACCGCACGCTCCAAAGGGTAATGGGCCGTCGGATCTTGGTCCTGGCAGCCGAACAGGCCGTAAGTGTTCCGAGAGACGAACTCAACGGGAGTGGCGGTCAAGCCGACCTGATTGGCATCGAAATAACGGAACAGATCACCATACACATTATAGACGCTGCGGTGGCTCTCATCGGCGATGATCAGGTCGAAATAGCCGACGTCGTAACTGCGGAAAACCTGCATCATGGCCGGGTATGTCGCGATGTGGATGCGTGCAGCATCGTTTCGTGACTTCTTTCCCTCGACCATAGTGATCGGTTCGTCGAGATATTCTGCAAATGCGTTCTTGGCTTGTTTTCGCAGTTCGCGGCGGTCACAGAGGAATAGAACCCGGCGAACCCACTTCGCGCGGATGAGTAGTTCGGCAAGGGCGACTGCCACACGGGTCTTGCCTGTGCCCGTGGCCTGTACGATCAAGGCCTTTCGTTTCTGCTTTGATAGGGTCTCTGTGACGCGCTTGATGGTTTCTATCTGATAAAGCCGCCCAGCGATGGCAGCGTCGGGCGAAAGCTTCGCGAGACCCTCCTTGTTATCCCTCTGGAACCCAACCAGGTACTCCAGGCTGTCCTTCGAGTAGAAGCCGAACAACTTGCGCGGGGGGTACCCCCCGGCATCGTCCCACATCCAGATGTCGTAGCCGTTCGTGTAGAAGATGACCGGGCGCTGAAGATGGGATTTCTCAAGCGCATCGGCGTACAGCTTGGCTTGATGACGTCCTTTATCAGGGTCAACAGCCGTCTTCTTCGCTTCGACCACGGCTAGGGGCCGTCCATTGTCGCCCCAGAGCACGTAATCCACGTAACCGATGCCGCTATCCGTGGGCTGGCCAGTGACTTCTTCTTCTTGCGTGACATCGCCAGTGTCAGCGCCATCAACGCCCACATCCCAACCAGCGCCGACGAGAGCAGTGTCAATAAGCCTAGTCCTCGTCTCTGCCTCAGAGAAGGAGAGCTGGTCGGCCGTGGCTTGGCCTTTCTTCTGGATCGCCTCCAATTCGACGACCTTGAGTTTTGCCTCTTCATACTCGGCTTTGAGTTGGTCGTGCTTGGCAACGATCTTCTCAAGCTCCGAGTTGCGCACATCCAATTCTTCCTGAACCGCCTTGGTATCTGCGGGAGGTGTAGGGGCGATGTAAGTGGGCAGTTCCTCTTTCTTCACTTGGAGGAAGTTCATCGCCATCCAGGCGGAGAGCAACGCTGCTTCCTTCACTAGCCACAATGCGGTGTTGGAGGCGACGGTTTCTCCATGGGCACCAGCGTTTCCGTGCTTACGCAATGCGTGGAGTTTTTCGCGTACGCCTGTCGGAATGGCTTTCTCGAAGCTCGGGTGGGCCAGCAGGTCTGCGAAGCTGCGGGAATAGGGGCGATCCAACTTAAGTCCCAGGTATAGCGCACCCGTGAATTGTTCCCCGAAGGTGCGCAGTTTGACCAAAGAGCTTGCCGGATCGCTGTACGCATATTGCTCCGCGAAGCCACCCAAGCTGGCCAGCTCCGGATATCGATCTCTCAGATATTCGAAATTTAGAGACTGCACGAGGAGGGCCCGGATCGAGTTTGAATAAGCCTCTAGAGAGGCGGTTGCTCAGGTTTGAGCAACCTATTCTTGTACGTTCAAATAGGCGATGGCAATGGATCGTCCGAACCGACGCTAGATCTTTTATTCAGCTAGCAGACTTCAGCGATTGGTCCTCCGAAACCCATAAACTGTGATGTCGCTCCATCGTGTACAGAGGTTTCAGAAGTGCTCGCCGCCTCAGAGGGGCAGGGGGAGGTGGCCATTGCCGGGATCGCGTCGGCGGGGTCGGGGGTGCCCCCGCCCCCCCTGGGGTGAAAGCTTGTTCTCGGCAGGGCAGCGAAGATGAGTGTGGACCAGAAGTGGACCAGATTGCGCCATCCCGAAAGAAAAAATGCCGGGAACCGTTAGGTTCCCGGCAAGTTGAACAGGGAGGCTTCACGTCTGGGAGACGTAGGACCCCGAAGGGCCCTCTACTTCAGGCGGGGGCCTGAAGGGAAGATGCTGCAAAGCAGCACCGTGATCTTCTCCTAAATATGTCTATAAGAGGTTAACGACCATGCATTTTTGTTCAGTTCGGATATGCAAAAAACGCATGACCGTTTTCCCATGAAAGTCAAATTTACGAAACAAAACGAGATTCCGATTCGAATCCCGATTCACAGATAGGCATTAAAAACGGCAGGCGCAACCTATGTTGTTTTAGACTTTTTCTAAAAATCAAAACTGCGTTTTGGCGACTTCCTGGATCAGGAAATCCCGCAGCACGGTGATCCGCTTCGAATGCCGGAGCTCCTCCGGATAGACGAAATAGGCGGGTACCTGCGGTCCTTCGACGTCCGGCATAACCCGCACCAGGCTGCTGTCTTCCTTGGCCAGGTAATCGGGGATCGCCGCGATCCCGACCCCACCCTGTACGGCGCGCAGGATGGCGTAATAGTTGTTCACCGCGAAGGTGTTCATATGCACGCGCCGGTTCCCGCCCGTAGCCAGGTCCCGAAGCCAGTTGACGTTCGGAAACGGTGGATGCGGTGTGTCGCCGAACAGTACAAGCCGATGATTTTGCAGATCTTCCGCCGTCTGCGGCACGCCCGCCTGTTTCAGGTAGGACGGAGAGGCATAGAGGTGCAGCTTGATGTTCTTGATATGGCGCTGGATCAGGTCCGGCTGCCGCGGCGGGCTGAGCCGGATGGCGACGTCGGCCTGCCGCATGCCAAGGTCGAGCTCGCCGTCGTCGATGATCAGATTGACCGTGATCTCGGGATAGAGTTCGAGAAAACGGCCGATGCGCGAGGCGAGCCAGGTCGAGCCGAAGGCGACCGGCGTGGTGATCTTGAGCGGACCGCGCGGCAGTTCCTTGCCTTCCGAGAGGCTGGCTTCCGCAGCTGCGAGCTTGGCGAAGACTTCGCGTGCAGTGCGGTAGAGCGTTTCGCCCTGTTCGGTCAGGATCAGGCCGCGCGCGTGGCGGTGAAACAGCGCGACCTTGAGAGAGTCTTCGAGCTGGCTGATCTGTCGGCTGACGGCAGACTGGCTGAGATTGAGGGTCTCACCCGCATGGGTAAAGCTGCCTGCCTCGGCGACAGCGTGAAAGACCCGGAGTTTGTCCCAGTCCATGGCCATTTTGAACCGATCTCGCCTTCTCGCTCATAGTTCCAGCGTTCAGTCTAGGCCAGGCGAGGGGCATGGGCCAGCAGAACACGGGTCAAAAAGCAGTTTAATCGAAGAGGGTTATCGGATCGTTACCGAACCCGCCCCGCTATTCCGCCGCTTCGGCGGCGGCATCTTCAAGTGCGGCGAGGTATTTTTCCGCCTCCAGCGCCGCCATGCAGCCCATCCCCGCCGCGGTCACGGCCTGGCGATAAACCTTGTCGACGCAGTCGCCAGCGGCGAAGATTCCGGGGATCGAGGTGCGAGGACTACCGGGCCTGGTCAGGAGGTAGCCCTCGTCGTCGGCCTCCAGGGCCTCGACGAACGGCTTTGTCGCCGGATCGTGCCCGATGGCGACGAAAAAGCCGGTCGCCTTGATCTCGCTTGTCTCGCC
Encoded proteins:
- a CDS encoding DUF4917 family protein, with the protein product MTTPSIISFVEAMAAGTGKKHLLLGNGFSIALKPDIFSYNALFEDANFDDAPHLREVFDLLQTRDFETVIKALLDTSKVLPAYEGLPPELVDALAKDAEAIKTILVDAIAGRHPDRPYDIEDEQYANCRAFLNQFAENNGHIYTLNYDVLLYWTMMHDDEEMDDLGYMCDDGFRAPDDDDGDDFAEYVTWQESQKATVHFLHGALHLFDAGHELQKYTWSRTDRPIIDQVRAALDANRYPLFVSEGDSTSKLTKITHSAYLHKGLRSLESVYGSLYIYGHSLADNDTHIWRVIEDGKIARLFVSIYGDPNTPENQQVIARAQQMNTNRQTRTRGRKSLDVVFFDAESAQIWG
- a CDS encoding restriction endonuclease subunit S, whose product is MSAVTKIRDLVGREWPRVALGEITAPIKKQDPKRQRNQKSFRYVDISSVDKDVKQIADVPTVASQDAPSRARQVLQAQDVIVSTVRPNLNGVAMVPGELTGSIGSTGFSVLRAKQNALLPSYLFQVTKTPGFVEYLVRNSTGANYPAVTDKVVRSFEIPLPPLEEQRLIAAILDKADAIRRKYDQALAHSNAFLRSVFLEMFGDTLNNSAQLPMAPLGDHLDFLTSGSRGWAKYYVSEGSSFIRIQNVRSDAFDENDLAHVIPPNTAEANRTRVQPGDVLLSITADLGRVAVVPDDIGDAYINQHLALLRTSSIEPEFLASALSSRGPQHEFKRLDRSGVKSGLNFDDIRSVPIAVPPRSQQQDWVRIKQAVRKTKKRLTENEKYCVNLANALSQNLLH
- a CDS encoding type I restriction-modification system subunit M, which codes for MITGKLRSQIDKLWEEFWTGGITNPLTVIEQITFLMFARMLDLREQKLERIQMRTGKDQDFLFNDDQQHLRWSKFKDLRSTQMLPLVRDEVFPHFRTVAMDGAVYAEYMKDAQLLIQKESLLVSAIGMVDALPLEDDDSKGDLYEYLLSKLTTAGINGQFRTPRHIIRFMVDMLEPKPTETVGDPACGTGGFLVGVAQYLWETYTSPDQVFVDPETGAKSYSGDKLEPYLDHVRRHMFHGFDFDTTMLRIAAMNLLLHGVDAPDIHYQDTLATGFTERFPKRARDAFDIILANPPFKGSLDEEDVHRSLTATVKTKKTELLFVALIIRMLKLGGRSAAVVPDGVLFGSSKAHQGLRQKLVDENQLEGVISLPSGVFKPYAGVSTAILVFTKGGRTDRVWFYEVEADGLSLDDKRNKVNANDLPDALDRWRERNAANVDHNDRTKKGFWVPVGEIREKKFDLSVSRYKEVVHEAQEYEPPMQILAKMKTLEAEILGDLNELEVMLKDAGVDRVEAAE
- a CDS encoding DEAD/DEAH box helicase family protein, with product MGGFAEQYAYSDPASSLVKLRTFGEQFTGALYLGLKLDRPYSRSFADLLAHPSFEKAIPTGVREKLHALRKHGNAGAHGETVASNTALWLVKEAALLSAWMAMNFLQVKKEELPTYIAPTPPADTKAVQEELDVRNSELEKIVAKHDQLKAEYEEAKLKVVELEAIQKKGQATADQLSFSEAETRTRLIDTALVGAGWDVGVDGADTGDVTQEEEVTGQPTDSGIGYVDYVLWGDNGRPLAVVEAKKTAVDPDKGRHQAKLYADALEKSHLQRPVIFYTNGYDIWMWDDAGGYPPRKLFGFYSKDSLEYLVGFQRDNKEGLAKLSPDAAIAGRLYQIETIKRVTETLSKQKRKALIVQATGTGKTRVAVALAELLIRAKWVRRVLFLCDRRELRKQAKNAFAEYLDEPITMVEGKKSRNDAARIHIATYPAMMQVFRSYDVGYFDLIIADESHRSVYNVYGDLFRYFDANQVGLTATPVEFVSRNTYGLFGCQDQDPTAHYPLERAVEESFLVPYEVYEYTTKFLRQGIKYNQLSDEQKKRLEEDGENAQSLDYDAPQVDAQIFNKDTNRMVIRNLMEHGIQDATGQRVGKSVIFARSHRHAILLQGLFDEMYPQFGGNFCQVIDNYDPRAEQLIDDFKGEGTNPNLTIAISVDMLDTGIDVPEIVNLVFAKPIKSKVKFWQMIGRGTRLCPDLFGPGKHKTVFRIFDHWQNFEFFEQNRPEAEPSQGRPLLQQVFEARLDLADAALNAAQPETFEWIAKIIRADIVALPDETIPVREKWEIRQTALQSGAIEGFAPTLVAAIRNDIAPLMKWVNIRGLADAYRFDLLVTQLQTAHLTGAASFQDLKDELLNQVNGLQFNLNQVKEKAETIRAIRKPEFWTNVTTETLEEARLELRGIMQFRDKSTMPPPVPPRVIDVEDTEAARQQRLARIKTIDMAVYKQRVEHALAELFETDATLKKIRRGEPVTEQDLTALTSLVLTQHPDVDLSVLADFYADLALPLDHILRTIIGMDQNAVRSRFTDFAQRYPALTAKQTRFLGMLQNHIAQYGVVEIERLYDQPFTRVDPDGPDGVFSEDSQIDDLLDIVRSFQPKTPHHPAEDQGA
- a CDS encoding LysR family transcriptional regulator; this encodes MDWDKLRVFHAVAEAGSFTHAGETLNLSQSAVSRQISQLEDSLKVALFHRHARGLILTEQGETLYRTAREVFAKLAAAEASLSEGKELPRGPLKITTPVAFGSTWLASRIGRFLELYPEITVNLIIDDGELDLGMRQADVAIRLSPPRQPDLIQRHIKNIKLHLYASPSYLKQAGVPQTAEDLQNHRLVLFGDTPHPPFPNVNWLRDLATGGNRRVHMNTFAVNNYYAILRAVQGGVGIAAIPDYLAKEDSSLVRVMPDVEGPQVPAYFVYPEELRHSKRITVLRDFLIQEVAKTQF